A genome region from Triticum aestivum cultivar Chinese Spring chromosome 2B, IWGSC CS RefSeq v2.1, whole genome shotgun sequence includes the following:
- the LOC123041022 gene encoding protein PELPK1: protein MAPKNSAVFLLGLLLSCVAMSGVARILEETVPSKEEHQNEVPHIPKVELPLFPEVHLPPKPELPKVELPPVPEVHLAPKPELPKVELPPVPEVHLPPKPELPKVELPTFPEVHLPPKPEMPKVELPPKPEMPKVELPPKPEMPTVPMFHFPKPEAKP from the coding sequence ATGGCTCCCAAAAACTCAGCTGTCTTcctccttgggcttcttctctcaTGCGTAGCCATGAGTGGTGTGGCGAGAATCCTTGAGGAGACCGTTCCGTCCAAGGAAGAGCACCAGAATGAGGTGCCACATATTCCCAAGGTAGAGCTTCCACTGTTCCCGGAGGTACACCTGCCACCTAAGCCTGAGCTTCCCAAGGTGGAGCTGCCGCCGGTCCCGGAGGTGCACCTGGCACCTAAGCCTGAGCTTCCCAAGGTGGAGCTGCCGCCGGTCCCTGAGGTGCACTTGCCACCCAAGCCGGAGCTGCCCAAGGTGGAGTTGCCAACGTTCCCGGAGGTTCACCTGCCACCCAAGCCGGAGATGCCCAAGGTGGAGCTGCCGCCGAAGCCCGAGATGCCCAAGGTGGAGCTTCCACCAAAGCCCGAGATGCCCACTGTTCCCATGTTCCACTTCCCAAAGCCGGAGGCCAAGCCATGA